One part of the Paenibacillus antri genome encodes these proteins:
- a CDS encoding polymer-forming cytoskeletal protein, which translates to MKWFRGLLVGGLVIAVLSGCGTKEETAVPATEPTDAATSASIVNDAAAFTNAVGEKGTWIIAILNDVAVDQEVVVAGEFRDKGAADGEIYRKIALYAQDADHNITASYTLTVPKLTVKSENLRVQGGTIQGDVVVEAAGFHLHETATIDGSLSFANDNAKATAKIDGNVTGTQE; encoded by the coding sequence ATGAAATGGTTCAGAGGGTTGTTGGTCGGCGGCCTCGTTATCGCCGTCTTATCCGGCTGCGGGACCAAAGAGGAAACCGCGGTTCCGGCGACGGAACCGACGGATGCGGCGACATCGGCGTCGATCGTTAACGATGCGGCTGCGTTCACGAACGCGGTCGGAGAGAAGGGGACGTGGATCATCGCCATTCTTAACGACGTCGCGGTCGATCAAGAAGTAGTAGTGGCGGGCGAATTCCGGGATAAGGGCGCCGCGGACGGCGAAATATACCGGAAGATCGCGTTGTACGCGCAAGACGCGGACCACAATATTACGGCGTCGTACACGTTGACGGTTCCGAAGCTGACGGTGAAGAGCGAGAACCTTCGCGTGCAAGGCGGAACGATTCAGGGCGACGTCGTCGTGGAAGCGGCCGGCTTCCATCTGCACGAGACGGCGACGATCGACGGAAGCCTGTCGTTCGCGAACGATAACGCGAAGGCAACCGCGAAGATCGACGGGAACGTGACGGGTACGCAAGAGTAA